One window of the Choristoneura fumiferana chromosome 18, NRCan_CFum_1, whole genome shotgun sequence genome contains the following:
- the LOC141438440 gene encoding acyl-coenzyme A oxidase 1-like, producing the protein MTDSRKVNPDLQRERDNCTFDVTELTYLIDGGAQKTEERRKREEMVLKEGIHIEEVPSVYLSHKDKYELAVKKACYLFKMIRRLQEEENTGMENYQEVLGGSLGSAILGDGSPLTLHYVMFIPTLMGQASVEQQVHWLGRAFNCDIIGTYAQTELGHGTFIRGLETTATYDPSTKEFVLHSPTLTSYKWWPGGLAHTANYCIVVAQLYTNGKCHGIHPFIVQLRDEETHMPLPGIKIGEIGAKLGMNGTNNGFLGFDKVRIPREYMLMKNSKVLETSSLVQVHEPEPQILEYVTQQHKLIIGIATVHALRLSGSWMWNMYNNVTAELESGDLDRLPELHALSCCLKAVSTADAAECVERCRLSCGGHGYMMSSSLPLMYGLVTAACTYEGENTVLHLQTARYLVKAWQQAMGGHALTPTVAYIGKVSAGRRSPPWENTIQGIIGGFQRVAAGKIAQCVANIEKRQKNGMTYEDAWNMTSVQLTAASEAHCRAFILSTYFEETENLVKATSPALRQVLLQLVDLYVVFWALQRVGDLLRFTSISERDIEQLQAWYEDLLIKLRVNAVGLVDAFDIKDEILNSALGAYDGRVYERLMDEAMKSPLNAEPVNESFHKYLKPFMQGKL; encoded by the exons ATGACGGATTCACGGAAAGTTAATCCCGATCTCCAAAGAGAAAGGGACAATTGCACTTTTGATGTTACTGAACTGACATATTTAATTGATGGAGGTGCCCAAAAAACTGAGGAAAGGAGGAAACGAG aggaAATGGTCCTCAAGGAAGGCATTCACATAGAAGAAGTGCCGTCTGTGTACCTCAGCCACAAGGACAAGTACGAATTGGCCGTCAAAAAGGCCTGCTACTTGTTCAAGATGATCCGCAGGCTCCAAGAAGAGGAGAACACAGGGATGGAGAACTATCA AGAGGTGCTAGGTGGTTCCCTCGGCTCGGCCATTCTGGGGGACGGATCCCCCCTCACCCTGCACTATGTGATGTTCATCCCTACACTCATGGGCCAGGCCTCTGTGGAGCAGCAGGTGCACTGGCTCGGGAGGGCCTTTAACTGCGACATCATAGGGACTTATGCACAG ACGGAGCTAGGACACGGCACGTTCATTCGAGGGTTGGAGACCACAGCCACATACGATCCTTCAACCAAGGAGTTCGTGCTTCACAGCCCTACGCTCACATCTTACAAATGGTGGCCCGGCGGAC TGGCCCACACAGCCAACTACTGCATAGTAGTCGCCCAGCTATACACCAACGGCAAATGCCACGGCATCCACCCCTTCATAGTGCAGCTGCGGGACGAAGAGACCCACATGCCGCTGCCTGGCATCAAGATCGGCGAGATCGGCGCCAAACTAGGCATGAACGGCACCAACAACGGCTTCCTCGGCTTCGACAAAGTCAGGATACCGAGGGAGTACATGCTGATGAAGAACTCCAAGGTTCTGGAG acatccagcttaGTTCAAGTTCA TGAACCAGAACCTCAGATCCTAGAGTACGTGACACAGCAGCACAAGTTGATAATCGGCATCGCAACAGTGCACGCGCTACGGCTTAGCGGCAGCTGGATGTGGAACATGTACAATAACGTTACGGCCGAGTTGGAGAGCGGCGACCTCGACCGGCTGCCTGAG TTGCATGCCCTCTCGTGCTGCCTGAAAGCAGTAAGCACGGCCGACGCGGCAGAGTGCGTGGAGCGATGCCGGCTGTCATGCGGCGGGCACGGCTACATGATGTCTTCTAGTTTACCGCTCATGTATGGGTTGGTCACCGCCGCCTGCACCTACGAGGGAGAGAATACCGTGCTGCATCTGCAGACCGCTAG GTACCTAGTGAAGGCGTGGCAGCAGGCGATGGGGGGCCACGCGCTGACCCCCACAGTAGCGTACATCGGCAAAGTGAGCGCCGGCCGCCGGTCCCCGCCCTGGGAGAACACTATCCAGGGGATCATAGGAGGCTTCCAGAGGGTCGCGGCAGG TAAGATCGCACAGTGTGTGGCAAACATCGAGAAGCGACAGAAAAACGGCATGACCTATGAGGACGCGTGGAACATGACATCCGTGCAACTAACCGCCGCTTCAGAG GCCCATTGTCGCGCGTTCATCCTGTCCACATACTTCGAAGAGACGGAGAATCTTGTGAAGGCTACTTCTCCAGCGCTGCGGCAAGTGCTTTTGCAGCTGGTGGACTTGTATGTTGTATTCTGGGCCCTCCAACGCGTTGGCGACCTGCTGCGG TTCACGTCGATATCTGAGCGAGACATAGAGCAGTTGCAAGCGTGGTACGAAGACCTTTTGATCAAGTTGCGAGTTAACGCCGTGGGGCTGGTCGACGCGTTCGATATCAAAGACGAG ATCCTTAACTCCGCCCTCGGCGCGTACGACGGCCGCGTGTACGAGCGCCTGATGGACGAAGCTATGAAGAGTCCGCTCAACGCTGAACCCGTCAACGAAAGCTTCCACAAGTATCTCAAACCTTTCATGCAGGGGAAACTGTGA
- the LOC141437552 gene encoding uncharacterized protein isoform X2 has product MENISSSCRACLITSETFSYFLDKLNLEMYWFCTSIEFSDFKKTCIQSENILQGLVHDLSKSIKSEPVHENYVELQTKLERSTSEEKQDIVRVKAEEFNDADSLGADLDDDIGAYDDSNCTVRRLKKPIKIKINFTKTILKPRQLKKRFNFKCGLCNKKFGFKERFEAHMMEHEGKSTSIYCVPCNKTFTTWGGLKRHNDCEHSNLSIDQLTCKLCSKVFKSPRTLKMHYDTHGDRKIKICDVCGKGFKNDLTLKAHLETHIENRERRYTCQHCGKKYLSKKTCASHVSRRHSDKRYICHHCNYPFTDKSNLAKHILIHEGKQRLHKCDICLKTYSSQSALVVHKRLHTGERPFLCNYCPKSFSNRRMLVDHQRIHTGEKPHKCLVCEQSFTQRGTMKRHMKVHDRLCT; this is encoded by the exons atgGAAAACATATCTAGTAGCTGCCGTGCATGTCTAATTACTTCTGAAACTTTCTCATACTTTCTGGACAAACTAAATCTAGAAATGTACTGGTTTTGCACGTCTATCGag TTTTCAGATTTCAAGAAAACCTGTATCCAGTCTGAAAACATTTTACAGGGATTAGTACATGATTTGTCTAAGAGTATTAAATCAGAACCTGTGCATGAGAATTATGTGGAATTGCAAACTAAATTAGAAAGAAGTACATCTGAGGAAAAACAAGACATTGTTAGGGTAAAGGCAGAGGAATTCAATGATGCtg ATAGTTTGGGAGCAGATTTGGATGATGATATTGGAGCTTATGATGATTCAAATTGCACAGTTAGAAG ATTgaaaaaacctataaaaattaagataaacTTTACAAAAACTATTCTTAAACCACGACAGTTAAAAAAACGATTCAACTTCAAATGTGGactatgtaataaaaaatttgGGTTTAAGGAGCGGTTTGAAGCGCACATGATGGAACATGAAGGAAAATCA acatCAATATACTGCGTGCCATGTAACAAAACCTTCACAACCTGGGGTGGCCTGAAGCGACACAATGACTGCGAACACTCAAACCTCAGCATAGACCAGTTAACTTGCAAGTTATGTTCCAAGGTGTTTAAGAGTCCAAGAACTTTGAAGATGCACTACGACACACATGGTGATAGGAAGATAAAGATATGTGATGTCTGCGGGAAGGGATTTAAAAACGATTTAACGTTAAAG GCGCATTTAGAGACGCACATAGAAAACCGCGAGCGCCGCTACACGTGCCAACATTGCGGCAAAAAGTACCTCAGCAAGAAAACGTGCGCCTCTCACGTTTCGCGCCGCCACTCCGACAAACGGTATATCTGCCACCACTGCAACTACCCGTTCACCGACAAAAGCAACCTGGCCAAACACATACTAATACATGAAGGGAAGCAACGACTCCACAAATGCGATATATGTTTGAAAACTTACTCGTCCCAATCGGCTCTGGTTGTTCATAAGAGGTTACACACCGGTGAAAGACCATTTCTTTGTAATTATTGTCCGAAAAGTTTCTCAAACAGGAGGATGCTGGTTGACCATCAAAGGATACATACGGGGGAAAAGCCGCATAAATGCTTGGTGTGTGAACAGAGCTTTACCCAGAGAGGGACTATGAAGCGGCATATGAAAGTGCATGATAGACTTTGTACTTAA
- the RpL19 gene encoding ribosomal protein L19: MSSLKLQKRLAASVMRCGKKKVWLDPNEINEIANTNSRQNIRKMIKDGLVIKKPVAVHSRARVRKNTEARRKGRHCGFGKRRGTANARMPQKELWVQRQRVLRKLLLKYRTAKKIDRHLYHALYMKAKGNVFKNKRVLMEYIHRKKAEKARTKMLSDQAEARRNKVKEARKRREERIAAKKEELLQTFAREDEAAVTAKK, encoded by the exons ATGAG TTCCTTAAAGCTGCAGAAGAGGCTTGCAGCCTCTGTTATGAGATGTGGCAAAAAGAAGGTGTGGTTAGATCCCAACGAAATCAATGAAATCGCCAACACCAACTCCC GACAGAACATCCGTAAGATGATCAAGGATGGTCTGGTCATCAAGAAACCTGTTGCCGTGCACTCGCGCGCCCGCGTCCGCAAGAACACAGAAGCCCGCAGGAAGGGTCGTCACTGTGGCTTCGGTAAACGGAGAGGTACAGCCAACGCTCGTATGCCACAGAAG GAACTTTGGGTCCAAAGGCAACGGGTGCTCCGTAAGCTGCTGCTAAAGTACAGAACAGCAAAGAAGATTGACAGGCATCTGTACCACGCTCTGTACATGAAGGCGAAGGGTAATGTGTTCAAGAACAAGCGTGTACTGATGGAGTACATCCACAGGAAGAAGGCAGAGAAGGCCAGGACTAAGATGCTCAG tgaCCAGGCTGAGGCGCGTCGTAACAAGGTGAAGGAGGCGCGTAAGCGGCGCGAGGAGCGTATCGCCGCTAAAAAGGAGGAACTTCTGCAGACCTTCGCCCGGGAGGACGAGGCCGCAGTCACCGCCAAGAAGTGA
- the LOC141437555 gene encoding uncharacterized protein: MQRKNDKKTKVTNAQIDVLCTFFEENPELVLGYKKTPKNFKAVFVKWQKITPHLNSLGVQKDPSQWAKYLRNHRANLKHRNFKWKQNRNGSGPIICNADDFSEIAFRMLQVFRKGKSKPHGSQNSNVSCFNSESDVKAEPNSELETIVIKEELERDSDLNDVDRNELTQSIPMGTQIFLSSNEETPQAFVNASNVTDEFDIFARNMAQQLRALPIDIALETQEIMWSVIFKQRLKVVNDVGDPLEKKNS; encoded by the exons ATGCAAAGAAAAAATG acaaaaaaacaaaagtaacaaatGCACAAATCGACGTGCTCTGTACATTTTTTGAAGAAAATCCGGAACTTGTACTTGGGTACAAAAAAACTCCGAAAAATTTTAAAGCCGTGTTTGTAAAATGGCAGAAGATCACGCCTCATCTTAATTCACTTGGAGTTCAGAAAGACCCCAGCCAATGGGCTAAG TATTTGCGTAATCACAGAGCCAATTTAAAGCATAGAAATTTCAAATGGAAACAGAATCGAAACGGAAGCGGCCCAATTATATGTAACGCTGATGATTTCAGTGAAATTGCGTTCAGGATGCTTCAGGTTTTTAGAAAAGGAAAGAGCAAGCCACATGGTTCACAG aacTCTAATGTTTCATGTTTTAACTCTGAAAGCGATGTCAAAGCTGAGCCAAACAGTGAACTAGAAACGATCGTGATTAAAGAAGAATTAGAGAGAGACAGTGATTTGAATGATGTGGATAGAAACGAATTAACTCAATCTATACCTATGGGTACACAGATATTTCTAAGTTCTAATGAAGAAACTCCACAAGCATTTGTAAATGCAAGCAATGTAACGGACGAGTTTGATATATTCGCAAGGAATATGGCTCAACAATTGCGGGCATTACCGATAGATATTGCTTTGGAAACACAAGAAATTATGTGGTCGGTTATATTTAAACAACGTTTGAAAGTAGTAAACGACGTTGGGGATCCCTTGGAAAAGAAAAACAgttga
- the LOC141437552 gene encoding uncharacterized protein isoform X1, which yields MENISSSCRACLITSETFSYFLDKLNLEMYWFCTSIEVKQDELPKSLCDSCFTLLTKFSDFKKTCIQSENILQGLVHDLSKSIKSEPVHENYVELQTKLERSTSEEKQDIVRVKAEEFNDADSLGADLDDDIGAYDDSNCTVRRLKKPIKIKINFTKTILKPRQLKKRFNFKCGLCNKKFGFKERFEAHMMEHEGKSTSIYCVPCNKTFTTWGGLKRHNDCEHSNLSIDQLTCKLCSKVFKSPRTLKMHYDTHGDRKIKICDVCGKGFKNDLTLKAHLETHIENRERRYTCQHCGKKYLSKKTCASHVSRRHSDKRYICHHCNYPFTDKSNLAKHILIHEGKQRLHKCDICLKTYSSQSALVVHKRLHTGERPFLCNYCPKSFSNRRMLVDHQRIHTGEKPHKCLVCEQSFTQRGTMKRHMKVHDRLCT from the exons atgGAAAACATATCTAGTAGCTGCCGTGCATGTCTAATTACTTCTGAAACTTTCTCATACTTTCTGGACAAACTAAATCTAGAAATGTACTGGTTTTGCACGTCTATCGag gtaaaaCAAGACGAACTACCTAAATCACTTTGCGACAGCTGCTTCACTCTCTTGACAAAGTTTTCAGATTTCAAGAAAACCTGTATCCAGTCTGAAAACATTTTACAGGGATTAGTACATGATTTGTCTAAGAGTATTAAATCAGAACCTGTGCATGAGAATTATGTGGAATTGCAAACTAAATTAGAAAGAAGTACATCTGAGGAAAAACAAGACATTGTTAGGGTAAAGGCAGAGGAATTCAATGATGCtg ATAGTTTGGGAGCAGATTTGGATGATGATATTGGAGCTTATGATGATTCAAATTGCACAGTTAGAAG ATTgaaaaaacctataaaaattaagataaacTTTACAAAAACTATTCTTAAACCACGACAGTTAAAAAAACGATTCAACTTCAAATGTGGactatgtaataaaaaatttgGGTTTAAGGAGCGGTTTGAAGCGCACATGATGGAACATGAAGGAAAATCA acatCAATATACTGCGTGCCATGTAACAAAACCTTCACAACCTGGGGTGGCCTGAAGCGACACAATGACTGCGAACACTCAAACCTCAGCATAGACCAGTTAACTTGCAAGTTATGTTCCAAGGTGTTTAAGAGTCCAAGAACTTTGAAGATGCACTACGACACACATGGTGATAGGAAGATAAAGATATGTGATGTCTGCGGGAAGGGATTTAAAAACGATTTAACGTTAAAG GCGCATTTAGAGACGCACATAGAAAACCGCGAGCGCCGCTACACGTGCCAACATTGCGGCAAAAAGTACCTCAGCAAGAAAACGTGCGCCTCTCACGTTTCGCGCCGCCACTCCGACAAACGGTATATCTGCCACCACTGCAACTACCCGTTCACCGACAAAAGCAACCTGGCCAAACACATACTAATACATGAAGGGAAGCAACGACTCCACAAATGCGATATATGTTTGAAAACTTACTCGTCCCAATCGGCTCTGGTTGTTCATAAGAGGTTACACACCGGTGAAAGACCATTTCTTTGTAATTATTGTCCGAAAAGTTTCTCAAACAGGAGGATGCTGGTTGACCATCAAAGGATACATACGGGGGAAAAGCCGCATAAATGCTTGGTGTGTGAACAGAGCTTTACCCAGAGAGGGACTATGAAGCGGCATATGAAAGTGCATGATAGACTTTGTACTTAA